In the Candidatus Obscuribacterales bacterium genome, one interval contains:
- a CDS encoding DUF928 domain-containing protein → MASKLLLILTSTLSITGLLITLGLPQQAIAQVVSSASQLNQTTFEPPPGQDSPDQTAGGGSRGERQCPADLAITNSGVNPGETSSQSVDLRVVSGEETTDPYPTIEIQVPETSATAATFSFLTGEGHVVYEAVIPIEQVPGIVSVALPKHQPGLDVGERYYWMFALVCDPENRLLDVAIGGTVHRVEDSHTSQSSWQ, encoded by the coding sequence ATGGCAAGTAAACTGTTACTCATCCTGACATCCACCCTCTCCATCACTGGCCTACTAATCACACTTGGGTTACCGCAACAAGCGATCGCCCAAGTAGTCAGTAGTGCTTCGCAGCTTAACCAAACGACCTTTGAGCCTCCTCCTGGGCAAGATAGCCCAGACCAAACTGCAGGAGGCGGATCGCGGGGGGAGCGCCAATGCCCAGCCGACCTGGCTATAACTAACTCAGGTGTTAACCCAGGCGAGACCTCGTCCCAGTCTGTCGACCTCAGGGTTGTCTCTGGAGAAGAAACTACCGATCCCTATCCCACTATTGAGATTCAAGTACCAGAAACCTCAGCAACCGCTGCCACCTTTAGCTTCCTCACAGGGGAAGGCCATGTTGTTTACGAAGCAGTTATACCGATTGAACAAGTTCCAGGTATTGTCTCAGTTGCTCTACCTAAGCATCAACCAGGCTTAGATGTTGGAGAGCGATATTATTGGATGTTTGCCCTCGTCTGTGATCCAGAGAATCGCTTGCTAGACGTCGCTATTGGTGGCACCGTCCATCGAGTAGAAGACTCCCATACCTCCCAGTCATCTTGGCAGTAG